From the Conger conger chromosome 13, fConCon1.1, whole genome shotgun sequence genome, the window ACTGTTCGCTTTCATTGACCTTTTTAATCCTCTAACCACCCATCCTGCTTGAGAAAGAGCTGTCGTCTACTGGCTGTACAGAACATGACATGGGATGTGATTGTTTTGGTCCATCCACTGTGAGTGTGCAACGTGCCTGCCATTGGTCTGTCCACAGTACATTTGATACCACATTCTTGGTCGCATCCCATGATGCCAACATAATGCTGCTTCTCAATGTATGGATATAACGAGTTTAGTTCCCTCAGCAGAACCAGCATGTTCACTTTCAGTGTCTGTTTCATGCCAAAAGCTGGAATCCGTAAGGGCcctcacattttcacatggaTGTTGATGCAGGTTtcactgaaaacaaacagacGGTTAACTGTCACATCATGGGTGACCCCAGCCACAAATGGGATTTGTCTGGGAGGACCAAGAAACAGACCTGCTGGCAGTCTGAAAAAGCACTTACTACGTATATAACTAGGACCCATGAAGAAATCCCAGGCAAGAAGTTTTAGACTATTTACGAATGGGCTTATGAGCCGGGGCTCGACCATAAAGACATGGATCTGAGTGGGATATGACTTTCTTGTTTGATAATAAGGTGTACTACTAGTTTATTGTCTTGTTCACATTATGTCTTTgtcagtgttacacacacacatttggtttataataataatgtataatgttcTGACAGAAAATGTGCCACCTTTTACCTCTACAGTAAGTCAGAATGTTGCTGTTTCATGAAATTATGGCTTTCttcatgaagaaaaacatgtatattaaaacattaaactaaaaatgagtatgttttgAATTACAAACCAGTTATTGACCCTTAATATGTCCTGCAAGTTGAGATATTGGTGGTCTCCAATAACTATGCATTTAGTCTTGGTGAAATCCCATACTGATagcaaatatacagtaatattgaTACAACTACAATATGCTCCTCGGCTGAAATGCCAGTGCGGGATATCCTTCATTGGTAATTAGACAACATGCAGaagacaattggaatcagtcGTCTGCACGAGGGAATTCATTACCTAATCATATACAGAAACATATATAATAGAAGTACAGAACCGTCACATAAGGTTTCCAGACTCTTGCCAAACTCGGTTTGAATGATGCCCCAGGATCAAATTGATTAGTAATACAAAACCATATATATTACCAATgcaatattagcttgtttgttAATGTACTTAATGTTACTCAGaatttaaaacatgaattttGTGTTCAGCATAACACTGAAACTGTAAGGTAGTTGTAATGATTTGCTTTTGATATTTACAGAAATTATGAAcatgaaaatgattttgaacatgacaaaaatattttttcatttcaaactacCAAAATTATTGTCGTGCACAatgtatgttttattcattaatatggtggttgaatgtgacacttgccagttgtctttaggcaacaacaaaacaagtgcacattttctttattaGTCAGTCACTTACATGtattttctaagcctaaatctCACACTATAaaagtgcgtgcgtgcgcgcgcgctgtgatggactggtgacctgtccagggtgtattcctgcctttcgcccaatgtttCGCCAAAATGTTTTCCTGACAGTGGTCCAGggaaagtaccaggaaattttggccGAAGATTTGGTTGTCTCTGATAGGAAGTTGAGACATGATCATctgtagattgtccagcaggactatgactcaaaacatacagtaaaatccacacagaaatggttaagtgaaaacaaccaCGTTCTTCaatagccatctcagtctccagacataaatcccatcaaaaacctgtgatcTGAGGGAGGGTCCATAAGTAGAAACctaaggatatcaatgattctgcatGGAGGTCAAGAATTCcttcaaatgtgttctccaaccTTATCACAAAAGCAAAAGACtcagctgtcatctttgccaggggttgtTGCACAAGGTATTAAACCAGAGGtgaaaataattgtgaaacctaaCTCCGATTATGAACTTCGGTGAACTTAATGTACCAGTCTGCCTGACCTGCCATTTCTTCAATAAAGAcacttattcattttattttttgagttGATTGGTTCCTCATTCTTGCTGCCTGACATACATAAGCCAAGTGCAGCAAACTGTCGgctaaaagacaaaacaaaacaattgacACTTTGCCCCTATTCGGGAAAAACAGGTTCTATTGTAACTAATGCTAGTCTTAAACCAGATCCATGCAgactgtggtgtggtgttttcgGAATGTTGTGTGAAAGGGAATTTGAATGAGCCAGCACACTTTTCATCCTTTTTGATTTTCTGAGACTTCTGGccaaaaagtgcattttgagATTTTGAATGAACCCCTACTGGGAAAGGGTAAAATGCGGACCTGTCTTGCAATAAGCAACACCAAAATGGAAATGAGCTTGGACTGAGTTTGACAACCACTGATTTAAGAAAAACATTatcataaaaacatgaaaaaaggtATTCTCGCTGTGATTTAtgattgatttatttctttattaatcCTGACAGGGGAACTCATTGTAGCTATTTCACAATCCCGAACAGAGAGTGCATTGTATTGTCAGAGACAATAATGAACCAGACAATATCAAgtatataattacatttcattacattccattaaattaatggcatttggcacaccctcttatccagagcgacatatagattagactaagcaggaggcaattcCCCCAGGGGCCCCCAGgggctacaggccacccgtATAATCTTGACCTACCAGAGTTACAAGTGTGTGCTTAACAATGTGAGAGCTGGTGGAAGATGGATACCTCTTTAGTCTCTCAGTGGAACAATCAGGCATAACCAGAGGCTCACTGACCACTAATTACCATACTTCATAAAACATTACAGGCTTAGCCTGCTTTAACTTTAATGGAGAAGCCTCCAGCGATCTGATATCAAGCCAACAGAACATGCCTCTGTCTTCAGCTTGTTGATCCTGTTTCTGTcatcccctgctgaaaaaaaaacagcacaagctAGGTTCTAGTCCATCCCAGCTCAACGTGGTTTGCCTGGTTCGCtgattcagaccagctcccagctagacatggtttgatcagctcaagctatgttttgaaacagctggtagctggttgaccagttcagaccagctccaagctcgacatggtttgatcagctcaagctatgttttgaaacagctggtagctggttgagtcCCTTGTGCCAAAAGACAAACGCAAAGCTCAAAAGGAATccaatacatttattattttaaaaaaagctaaacCCAAAACCATAAAATACACTTGGCTGCAACCTATGACAACAAACATCCGATACAATAATTCTGATCAATTGATTTTCAAACGCCGAGAAAAATTTGAATATAACTCCATTGATGCTGCTTTAGTATAAAGTGCGGAAACCCTATTCTTTCAAGGGGAGGAAGGGACACCACTCTGTCTTCTGCCTACTTTTTAAAATAGATAAGCAGTTTGTGACTTTGGGAAGCATCTTTGTTGCGACCCTGGGACACACTGTCTAAAAGCGTAAGGTAGGCTTTTGCCTTTGAGAAGGAAGGTCCATTTTGCTTAGAGCATCAGTGACACTGCGAATAATCTCTGGGGCATACCTCCACAGAGTCTTATCCATCACCaagtctttctttttcagattaGTGTTTTTGCGGCGTCTTATGTGAAACAATCTCCCTAAATCATAAGGCACTTCCACAGTCCGATGAGACTGACGCTTTATAGTGTGTACGCCAATTTCAAATATCCTCCGAGGATTCACTACAAGCTTCCCGGTTGTGAAGTGTCTTTTCGGAATGGGCTCTCGCAGAACGTGCTGCAGAAAATTAAATCCAGGGATCCCCGCCCACTGTGACAAATTGAACTTTCCGCTTTCTTCAAACTCCTGGGTGGGGAAGACATTGTTCTCGAAGTAGTAGCTGACATCGCTACCGTATTTCTCATCAAGAGTGCTGAACATTTCATGCCAGGTGACGTTCTTCAGAGGGACAATAATCTCATCAGGGTCCTGCATGAACAGGTATTTAGTCCGATACATGTTTCTGTATATGCAGTCGTTGAGTGCCGGGATTTGGCCGTTGTAGTGTAGGTCCCCAGGTGATTCTGAAGAAATCCAGCTGGATGAGACTTTGATATATTTGTCTATATGCCAGGGAACGATCTCCAGAAGTCCGATGTCACTGTAGTAACGCAGCACTTCTTCCATGTCTGGACTGCAGCTGGTTTTGTACAGGACCACTCGTTTGGCTCCCAAAATTTGGTACATTTCCATGGCTTGCACAAACTGCAAGACGTTGTTGTATTTATTGAACATTGTAGAGTGACAGACAGTAAATTCTACTGGGAAATTGGACTGCCGGTACTGAAGGTTGTGAACCTGAAGGAAGGTTAGGTTCACCATGCTCGCGCCAACTGGGGTCAGAGCAGCGCGACGTCGTGAAC encodes:
- the LOC133108621 gene encoding beta-1,4-galactosyltransferase galt-1-like: MRLFAVCSYLSRQHRAPRARKWRSRIALGSAILFIYLFYCSSQWFVLSNVQVTKRADSTNRILTPVNGSKMLLLNAYYEHRAWNSSVRFITIAWRSEKVDYNCIFSCNKGLVSSPAKLTAHKTHFWFPYVTADLLCEIPPGCSRRRAALTPVGASMVNLTFLQVHNLQYRQSNFPVEFTVCHSTMFNKYNNVLQFVQAMEMYQILGAKRVVLYKTSCSPDMEEVLRYYSDIGLLEIVPWHIDKYIKVSSSWISSESPGDLHYNGQIPALNDCIYRNMYRTKYLFMQDPDEIIVPLKNVTWHEMFSTLDEKYGSDVSYYFENNVFPTQEFEESGKFNLSQWAGIPGFNFLQHVLREPIPKRHFTTGKLVVNPRRIFEIGVHTIKRQSHRTVEVPYDLGRLFHIRRRKNTNLKKKDLVMDKTLWRYAPEIIRSVTDALSKMDLPSQRQKPTLRF